In a genomic window of Flavobacterium sp. KACC 22761:
- a CDS encoding peptidase domain-containing ABC transporter, producing the protein MNLKHIQRTYTPQLDQSDCGVACLLSLIKFYDGYNSLEKIRELSGTSKQGTTMLGLYQAANKLGFNADGCEADIQALIDHKQPVILHILTENQLHHYIVCYQYTEKEGFLIGDPAKGVYTLSILELEKIWFSKTCLTLEPNNGFVTVKTQKNNQKKWFLDLVKKDYKLIWISILLGIFVAGLGLAMALFSQKLIDDILPSNNIKKLISGIVLLTILLSARVGIIILREYFLLQQSKDFNNRINNDFFSSLLQLPKSFFDTRKTGEVIARLNDTQRIQNVIKILSATFVIDTLVTIISFIFLFSYSWQLGLISLITLPIYFFIIYHKNKKIMNSQKEVMQSYALNESNYIDTIQGISTIKNDNKQPFFNSLNEQIFSNYQEKMFQLGKINISLSWQSGIASVFFLIGIIIYTSVQVFNQEIKIGELMAILGIVGSLLPSIANLALISIPINEAKIAFNRMYEFASIEKENQKGKELLEINKISIQNLSFRFAGRSELFHGINLEIEKGKFTAIVGESGSGKSTLGQILQRFYNFENGNIIVNNTHEFQEIGLEGYRDLLGVIPQEITIFNGTIIDNILLGAIDTPESIVTFINEYGFEPYLSQLPQGLMTVVGEEGINLSGGQKQIIALARALYKKPQF; encoded by the coding sequence ATGAATTTAAAACACATTCAAAGAACTTATACTCCACAACTTGATCAATCAGATTGTGGTGTAGCTTGCTTATTGTCACTTATAAAATTTTATGATGGCTATAATTCTCTAGAAAAAATCAGAGAACTAAGTGGCACCTCAAAGCAAGGAACAACAATGCTGGGTCTCTATCAAGCTGCAAATAAATTGGGTTTTAATGCCGATGGATGTGAAGCTGATATTCAGGCATTGATTGACCATAAACAACCTGTAATTTTACACATTTTAACCGAAAATCAGCTACACCATTATATTGTTTGTTATCAATACACTGAAAAAGAAGGCTTTCTAATTGGAGACCCTGCAAAGGGAGTTTATACCTTAAGCATTTTGGAATTAGAAAAAATATGGTTTTCTAAAACCTGCTTAACACTTGAACCAAATAACGGCTTTGTTACTGTGAAAACACAAAAAAACAACCAGAAAAAATGGTTTTTAGATTTAGTTAAAAAAGATTATAAACTCATTTGGATTTCTATTTTACTGGGCATCTTCGTCGCTGGATTAGGGTTAGCAATGGCTCTTTTTTCTCAAAAGCTTATAGATGATATACTTCCTTCAAACAACATCAAAAAACTAATTTCAGGAATTGTTCTATTAACTATTTTACTGTCTGCACGTGTTGGTATAATAATCTTACGAGAATACTTTTTATTACAACAATCGAAAGACTTTAACAATCGAATAAATAATGATTTTTTCAGCTCCCTTTTGCAATTACCAAAATCTTTTTTTGACACTCGAAAAACAGGGGAAGTAATTGCAAGATTAAATGATACGCAACGCATACAAAACGTCATTAAAATACTTTCGGCTACATTTGTAATTGACACTCTGGTCACCATCATTTCATTTATTTTTCTTTTTAGTTATTCTTGGCAATTAGGTTTAATTTCATTAATTACTTTACCAATTTATTTCTTTATAATTTATCATAAAAATAAAAAGATAATGAACTCTCAAAAGGAAGTTATGCAAAGTTATGCTCTTAATGAAAGTAACTATATCGATACTATTCAGGGAATTTCGACTATAAAAAATGATAATAAACAGCCTTTTTTCAACAGCTTAAATGAGCAAATTTTCTCAAATTATCAGGAAAAAATGTTCCAGTTGGGAAAAATCAATATTTCACTATCATGGCAATCTGGTATAGCCAGTGTCTTTTTTTTAATTGGCATTATAATTTATACTTCTGTTCAGGTCTTTAATCAAGAAATTAAAATTGGTGAGCTAATGGCTATTCTTGGAATAGTAGGATCATTACTGCCATCAATCGCAAATCTGGCTTTAATTTCGATTCCTATAAACGAAGCTAAAATTGCATTTAACCGAATGTATGAATTTGCATCGATAGAAAAGGAAAACCAAAAGGGTAAAGAACTTTTAGAAATTAATAAAATCTCTATTCAAAATCTTTCTTTTCGGTTTGCTGGTCGCAGTGAACTTTTTCATGGCATTAATTTAGAAATCGAAAAAGGAAAATTTACTGCTATTGTTGGCGAAAGCGGAAGTGGCAAAAGTACTCTGGGACAAATATTACAACGTTTTTATAATTTTGAAAACGGCAACATAATTGTAAATAACACTCATGAATTTCAAGAAATAGGACTTGAAGGTTACAGAGATTTATTAGGTGTAATTCCACAAGAAATTACTATATTCAACGGAACTATAATTGACAACATATTACTTGGAGCAATTGATACTCCCGAAAGCATAGTAACCTTTATTAATGAATATGGCTTTGAACCTTATTTAAGTCAATTACCACAAGGCTTAATGACCGTAGTTGGTGAAGAAGGGATTAATTTAAGTGGGGGACAAAAACAAATTATTGCTTTGGCAAGAGCTTTATATAAAAAACCTCAGTTTTAA
- a CDS encoding glycosyltransferase: protein MSIDYSANKTILVAPLNWGLGHATRCIPIIKALQENKFIPIIASDGVALALLRKEFPYIQTLELPSYHIEYAKNGKNFKWKLIKNLPKMITAILDEKKIVNSWIKKHGIDGIISDNRLGVFSKKVPSVFMTHQLNVMTGNTTWFTSKCHQHIIKKYTECWVPDSNEETNLTGDLGHLKTNDLNLKYIGPLSRMKKKETPIVYDLMIILSGPEPQRTYLDQKLQKEVANFKGKVVFVQGIVEKVQSKWQAGNVTYYNFMNSKQLEQTFNESEFVLCRSGYTTVMDLAKLGKKAFFIPTPGQYEQEYLAIKLQNENLVPYAMQDDFTIEDLSKVNSFKGLTQFKSDIDWDKLFSVFEE from the coding sequence ATGAGCATTGACTATTCTGCTAACAAAACAATTTTAGTTGCTCCATTAAACTGGGGATTAGGCCACGCCACCAGATGCATCCCAATTATCAAAGCGCTTCAGGAAAACAAATTTATTCCGATTATCGCTTCTGACGGAGTTGCACTGGCTTTGTTGCGAAAAGAATTTCCGTATATACAAACTTTAGAATTGCCTTCTTATCATATTGAATATGCCAAAAACGGCAAAAATTTTAAATGGAAGCTGATTAAGAATCTTCCTAAAATGATTACAGCCATTCTGGACGAAAAAAAGATTGTTAATTCCTGGATAAAAAAACACGGAATTGATGGTATTATTTCAGACAACCGTTTGGGCGTTTTCAGCAAAAAAGTTCCTTCTGTATTTATGACGCATCAATTGAATGTCATGACAGGAAACACAACTTGGTTTACAAGCAAATGCCATCAGCATATTATTAAAAAATATACGGAGTGCTGGGTTCCTGATTCGAATGAAGAAACGAATCTTACGGGAGATTTGGGGCATTTGAAAACAAATGATCTGAATTTAAAATACATTGGGCCTTTGAGCAGAATGAAGAAAAAGGAAACGCCAATAGTTTATGATTTAATGATTATTTTATCAGGTCCTGAACCTCAACGAACGTATTTAGATCAAAAACTTCAAAAGGAAGTGGCTAATTTCAAAGGAAAAGTAGTTTTTGTTCAAGGTATTGTTGAGAAAGTTCAGAGCAAATGGCAGGCAGGAAATGTTACCTATTACAATTTCATGAATTCGAAACAGCTGGAGCAAACCTTCAACGAAAGTGAATTTGTACTTTGTCGTTCTGGTTATACAACTGTTATGGATTTGGCAAAATTGGGCAAAAAAGCCTTTTTTATCCCAACTCCTGGACAATATGAACAAGAATATTTGGCCATAAAACTTCAAAATGAAAATTTAGTGCCATATGCAATGCAAGACGACTTTACCATTGAAGATCTTTCAAAAGTAAATTCGTTTAAAGGATTGACACAATTTAAAAGTGATATTGACTGGGATAAATTATTTTCGGTTTTTGAAGAATAA
- a CDS encoding DUF5808 domain-containing protein: protein MNNIEPSEEEKNNWHKDPNNWVWGMFYYNPKDNRILIPKRIKEFGWTINFANPNSVFLSVVLILILMIIAEGTKK, encoded by the coding sequence ATGAATAATATAGAACCCTCAGAAGAAGAAAAAAACAATTGGCATAAAGACCCAAACAATTGGGTTTGGGGAATGTTTTATTACAACCCAAAAGACAATAGAATATTAATTCCCAAACGAATAAAAGAATTTGGCTGGACAATTAACTTTGCCAATCCAAATTCAGTCTTTTTATCTGTTGTTCTTATTTTAATTTTAATGATTATCGCTGAAGGAACAAAAAAATAA
- a CDS encoding porin: MIKKLVLVMTILLATAVNAQDVNQQNVNKQEVKNEVLRILDSINKAKLPETKSGGGIEEHWYDKISLRGYAQIRYNGLFSTNDKVACDQCDRSWGTTSTAPDAKANNGLFIRRARLVFSGQVHPNVFFYFQPDFASSPVTGIQNFVQIRDLYFDLSFDKKREYRVRVGQSKIPYGFINMQSSSQRLTLDRPDAINSSIANERDLGLIFYWAPAEIRERFAMLVKDGYKGSGDFGVFAFGVYNGQIANKIDANRDLNVVARVSYPFVIGSQIIETGIQAYDGKWAFTDEISTGVIVNNPKYVKDERVGATFVLYPKPFGIQTEYNIGKGPRYNPATNTVDETSLNGGYVLLNYKWDYKKQHIYPYAQFQYYDGGKKYEKDARSYVVRDYQFGIEWQPIKAFELTAEYVIADRTFEDSARPINRQEGNLLRLQAQFNF; this comes from the coding sequence ATGATAAAAAAATTAGTTCTTGTGATGACAATATTGCTTGCAACAGCAGTAAATGCACAAGATGTAAATCAGCAAAATGTAAATAAACAGGAAGTAAAAAACGAAGTACTTCGTATTTTAGATTCTATCAATAAAGCAAAACTTCCAGAAACAAAGTCTGGAGGAGGTATTGAAGAACATTGGTACGATAAAATCTCTTTAAGAGGTTATGCTCAAATTCGATACAACGGTTTGTTTTCTACAAATGATAAAGTGGCGTGCGACCAATGTGACAGATCTTGGGGAACAACTTCAACAGCTCCAGACGCAAAAGCAAACAACGGACTTTTTATTCGTCGTGCACGTTTAGTGTTTTCTGGTCAGGTTCATCCAAATGTATTTTTCTATTTCCAGCCCGATTTTGCTAGTTCTCCAGTTACTGGAATTCAAAATTTCGTTCAAATTCGCGATTTGTATTTTGACCTTTCTTTTGATAAGAAAAGAGAATATCGTGTTCGTGTCGGACAAAGCAAAATTCCGTATGGATTTATAAATATGCAATCAAGTTCACAGCGTTTAACTTTGGATCGTCCAGATGCAATAAACAGCTCAATAGCAAATGAGCGTGATTTAGGACTGATTTTTTATTGGGCACCAGCCGAAATCAGAGAGCGTTTTGCTATGTTGGTAAAAGATGGTTATAAAGGTTCAGGCGATTTTGGAGTATTTGCTTTTGGAGTTTATAACGGACAAATTGCAAATAAAATCGATGCAAACAGAGATTTGAATGTTGTTGCTAGAGTATCTTATCCTTTTGTAATTGGAAGCCAGATTATCGAGACTGGAATTCAGGCTTATGACGGAAAATGGGCTTTCACCGACGAAATTTCTACAGGTGTTATTGTAAACAATCCTAAATATGTGAAAGATGAAAGAGTAGGTGCAACTTTTGTTTTGTATCCAAAACCTTTCGGAATCCAAACGGAATATAATATTGGTAAAGGACCTCGTTATAATCCAGCAACAAATACGGTTGACGAAACGAGTTTGAATGGAGGTTATGTTTTGCTTAATTACAAATGGGATTACAAGAAACAGCATATTTATCCGTACGCTCAATTTCAATATTATGACGGAGGCAAGAAATATGAAAAAGACGCTAGAAGTTATGTGGTGAGAGATTACCAATTTGGAATCGAATGGCAACCAATCAAAGCATTCGAATTAACAGCCGAATATGTTATTGCTGATCGAACTTTTGAAGACAGTGCCCGTCCAATTAATAGACAAGAAGGAAATTTGCTGCGTTTGCAAGCACAGTTTAACTTCTAA
- a CDS encoding sensor histidine kinase, producing MKINFKKTYKFAIKSALYISLFSTGFVLMLMSLFYKNQLKHQIAFGIVFIISVYIFSFLVLQYRVERFIYRRVKKIYDEVSLLESTPLINQPITTDMETLSREVKKFATDKKLEIEMLEIREQYRREFLGNVSHELKTPLFTVQGYVSTLLDGAMDDKHIRKKYLKRAEKGVERLIYIVEDLDMITKLESGDLDLNMTDFDIVELIQNVFDLLEMKADKKKIKLAFESKNVQSVIIRGDQDRIQQVLENLIVNSIKYGKEGGLTEVGVVNLTKKKVLIRISDNGEGVEKQNISRLFERFYRVDKSGTRSEGGSGLGLAIVKHIIEAHKEKVYVESEFGIGSEFSFTLEKANKTIKS from the coding sequence ATGAAAATCAATTTTAAAAAAACATACAAATTCGCCATAAAATCGGCATTGTATATCAGTCTTTTCTCGACAGGATTTGTGCTGATGCTGATGTCTTTATTTTATAAAAACCAATTAAAACATCAAATTGCTTTTGGAATAGTATTTATTATTTCAGTTTATATTTTTTCTTTTTTGGTTTTGCAATATCGCGTTGAACGCTTCATTTATAGAAGAGTAAAGAAAATTTACGATGAGGTTTCTTTATTAGAATCAACACCTCTTATCAATCAGCCCATAACAACCGATATGGAAACACTTTCACGAGAAGTGAAAAAGTTTGCCACAGATAAAAAGCTGGAAATTGAAATGCTCGAAATTCGTGAACAATACCGAAGAGAGTTTTTAGGAAACGTTTCGCACGAACTTAAAACACCATTGTTTACAGTTCAAGGTTATGTTTCGACTTTGCTTGACGGCGCTATGGACGACAAACACATTCGAAAAAAATATTTAAAACGTGCCGAAAAAGGTGTAGAACGTCTTATATATATTGTAGAAGATTTGGATATGATCACCAAATTAGAATCGGGAGATTTAGATTTGAATATGACCGATTTTGATATTGTCGAATTGATTCAGAATGTTTTTGATTTGCTAGAAATGAAAGCGGATAAAAAGAAAATCAAATTGGCTTTTGAAAGCAAAAATGTGCAGTCGGTTATTATTCGTGGAGATCAGGATAGAATTCAGCAAGTTTTAGAAAACTTGATTGTGAATTCTATTAAATATGGAAAAGAAGGCGGTTTGACCGAAGTTGGTGTTGTAAATCTTACCAAGAAAAAAGTTTTAATCCGAATCAGTGATAACGGGGAAGGAGTCGAAAAACAGAATATTTCTAGACTTTTTGAACGTTTTTACCGAGTGGATAAAAGCGGAACAAGATCTGAAGGTGGTTCTGGTTTAGGATTAGCAATTGTAAAACATATTATTGAGGCTCATAAAGAGAAAGTCTATGTTGAAAGTGAATTCGGAATTGGTTCAGAATTCTCTTTTACGCTTGAAAAAGCCAATAAAACAATAAAATCCTGA